Sequence from the Cucumis sativus cultivar 9930 chromosome 1, Cucumber_9930_V3, whole genome shotgun sequence genome:
CATTCATGTTGTTGCCAGAGGAGAATTGCACTGTCATTTCTCAACCCTTTTGCTACGATAATACATAAATGGTTAGACTAAAGAATGGGGTTTATAAATGGTAAAGGATTATATGATGATCGGCACCTTCAACTTGGATATGCTATTTTAAGGGCAGCATATCCAACTCTCATATTCccttttcattcctttttcttcttcctgtCCTTTACTTTTCATcccatcttcttttttctttctagtgtcgaatattttttcctttctttcttacaAATCTTTGTGACAATGAAACATGATATATAACGAACAATGCATTATTTAAgaggtaattaattaaagtatatatattataagtgCTGtgttagaatatatatatatatatatataaagcacCCAACGAACGAAAATGTCAGGGATTCCAAAGCCAAACAACAAGGaatcaaaatgtttcattAGGAAAATAAAGGTTTGAGTAAGCCTGTGAATTCTGGATTAAAACGTGTTGACGCTATCCTTAGACAAGATGTGGCCTCACTAGTAACTGAGTAATTTGGCACTCTCAGGATACCAACACCCTTCAAGAACACTTGTATGAAGCTAAGCGATGTAACGAACTTGGTTCTAAATAGTTGTcctcaaaattttgtaaaagcTATATAGAAATCGTTCGATCGtaggaagaagatgataaaAGCAGAAGGGAGAAAACGATTGAAACTCTTTAACCACTCCAACACGTACCACTAAAATCtccttaaaaaagaaagtaaatgaCGGATCCTTTCTCACTTGTAAatacaatcaaattaaataattaagaaaattaaataaatataaatatattttcttaaaaaattaactaaattaattgGAAGTTAGAAaagtttattatatacatatatacacaaataTGTACTTACTTTTTACGtggaattttgagaaaatattaaaagagtAGTTGTCTCacattcaaaatgtttaagaaaatgatgtgctaaaaaaaacattatatgAAGCATAGGACTTtggttttaaattgttaaatggtaaaaaacaatattctagttaaatttgaagcagtacaaaaactttaaaattgtGCACTAATTGTAATTGATATTGGTTATAGTATTCTTATGTGagattgtattattttatcaatgttttgtttagttttttttggaattcaaTGCTGATGTGATTATTGTAcgtgaaaattataaaatagacATGATGCTGTatcctttaatttcttctttctagaAACTTGGAAATGAATAATGTTTGAGCCAAGCCTTACCATGGTGTTTCAattattagagaaaataagtaccaaattttcttctatcataccaataatatatcattaaattagAAGCCTAATCCTTGTGTAAACAAATTTCCTAGTTTGGTTTGAAATACATAACTTTTTTAGGAAGTGTAGGACAATTCCCTTTCtaaacaaaaagtaattaaGAAGCACAATATTCTTaaggaacattttttctatggtagaattttgaaagaatataaaaaggaGTACTGACTCGTATCTCCAAAGGAATAACTTACGAAGAAGTAATGAACTCTAAACATTAAACCTaccattcaaattaaatataattataaacctaatttcaacttataaattaatgattataaaattgaGTAATTTTTCGTAATCGAAATTCATACAAGAAATTTGATGTGATAGGTAatagtttttcatttaattttgctacatttttCGAAAAGCTCTTCACATTAGTTCTTGTTATGTACATGtgtttgtctttttttcttatcctTGTGATAGAagtgaggtttttttttctgtcatcAAACAATTCTATGCCTCTTTCATAAGGTTGAGTTGGACAGCGGTAGGTGGGGAAAAAGGGCaacaaaaaaaggagaaaaacgGTAGGCAAAgggcaaaaataaaaaaggatagCCAAGGGGCAAGCAGAAGCCAAAGGCCAAAATAATAAGGATAAGAATAATTACTCATCAAGAAAGTTAGTTAAGCCATAAGCCATAAAGGAAAatgttttgagttttaatacaattaatatGGTTATGAATTAATTGCAACCAAAAGGATTATTATTTCCTatggaatataattttttatttctttggctttaaataataagagaaaaaggatTTTGGAATTcctgtaaagaaaaaaagaaaagaaaagaaaagagttggTGTATGGTGAAAGATCAATAACCTAAAAAGGATAAACTGCATGGTATATTTTGAGATgcttttatttggttttgaattttgaataaagCTCTCAAGCACAAGTGGCACACCACAATACCATCTCcatttttccttccaaaaccaaacacacacacacacacatatatatatatatatataaccccaaaaattattttctttttattttggattaattGTAATTTCTTTATGCATGTCTATTAAAAGTTGTAAACAACACACTTTGGAgtgcttttaaaatatacataattagtttatgtttaaGTGAAAGCACTTTTAAGTGCTTATTCTCTCTaccattcattttaattaggTCAAATTGtacttaatttatattatatagaaaaaGCACTGCAAGTCACTCCCAAACATTATTTATAGTATCCTTAAGAGACCTTATATGCATCATAGTTGTTGAAATACATAGAATATAATCTTGCTCacaagtttcttttttttcctaagtaaaaaatggagtttttaagagttacttttttatttctaaaattgggtttgaattttgaaacaCCACATGAAAGTACAAAGAAAGTAAAGTGATATTTGAGttaaatttccaaaaataaaaaacaagaaatcaaataGTTTACAAAACAGgcattataattattcaaaGTCTCTATCttagtaaagaaagaaaaacccacATCTCTTTGATTTGGGATCAGATCCATGggaattattattgtttaaaccTAGTACCAGAGAGGGAGAGGTTTAATAAGGATTTAGGGAGATATAGTTAAGGGGGAATCTCATTCCCAAGCAACAAAAGGAATTATACTTGCATTCCTTTCATAGGGGGGAGAGCATTGTACTTGGAATATGCTGGGTTTGATTTCCAGATAATAATATTGACAATGGAAAAAAGTTTGTTCAATAATTCATGGCAGCATCACAACCttttatgtatgtatatatagagGTAGCAAGGGAAACGAAAGAAAGTGCATTGATTTGATGATAAACAAAGATATGTATATGCATATGAAGAAGCTAAAGCTAAGGTATTGCATTGGTTGGATTTCTGGGCAATTACTCCATTGGCAGTTGCCACCTTCCTTTTAaaacccacacacacacatatatatattatatattatgtgaTCACAAAATCATATTGCCAAAATTAAGGCAATAACAAAATCGCTACTGCCAAAGGAGATTTGCCCGGTAATGCTCCCAAGTGCAACTAAGGATCGAAGAAGGGGAAGAAGGGGACGACAGCAACATTTTGGTTTCtcgtttctttttaatatatagtaaGTCGATCACAGATGATGCCCTTCTTgatatgtttgtttgttttgtttattatatgattttatattattaattactgGTTTTATAGGAGACGAATGAAAGTGCCTTTAtgggttatatatatatacattatatatgagcatatttaaatcaattgtATGCATATTGTTCCTCTTTTGCCTAAATTTATACACTAATGAATATGTAGCAACCATTTGTTGAGATggtataaatttatttgatgtatTCAATTATGGAATGCTTCAATTGGGCCACGTGTGTTGATTTCTTGGAATCTCCgaatttattctaaaatgaGTATCCGAATATTCTCTTTAAAAAGAATGTGTATTTTACTATAATGCCCCCTGGTCCTATTATTTTTACCTTTGAGTGGCTGACCTCATTAGGTCAAATCAAATACATCAATTCActttacaattatttaatattattcaacCAAACACaaatactattattattattaaacttcAACGATTAGCCATtggggtttttttctttttttctttctatttaattacatatttttcatGCACGTTTTCTGTCTTAATTATACAATTatacaatttaattatcatcatcataattataataatactaaGGAATATAATAGAATTAGGCGAATATGGCTTTACaatctataaatataattttactaCATCACTTCAATggatttttctcttttatcctctatttcatttatttgcattcaaatatattaaataagcTTGAGAAACTATGTTGCCATCTTCAGTAACTTATTTgtatctttaataaattttttgttatatacttaatttaatttccatcatttatattcataatttaGTTAGTTAAGTGAATTCATCTAACTGTCATGATTGTTGTCaattgtaaatttgtaattttgaaaaaagattaGCCATAAAAGTATAGTCTAGTGTATTTGTCATAAACACTTTGATGCTTAAGTTAGATCTTAAtactacatttttttctaaaataaaattatggaCACAACACGTcaaacaaataatatctcatttgatgacataaaaaaattaagtatgcCGACATCAAGAAAGTCGAaccataaataatatttttttaagaaaaagaaattcttatatgaaaaaattgaaactatttataaaatataacgaaaagaaatttaatccATTACACacaattttatagattttgtcTATCTTATTAAGTagatagtttcaattttttctttttatatttataaatatttttttctaaaaataattattatattgaattttttagaataaattattgttttagagttttataagcttaaattttttattaaaaaatatatgttttaagtCAATTGtgtgtaaaatatatattttaaaattgactcaaacaaaacaaacattgttttaatatgatttttagGGTCAAAGTCAGtcaacaaaatatgttttcttcaTGGGCATTGTCTGTCAAGAAAACTCACATTAGTGCACCAAAAATTTCTATTATgcacaaattaaatattagtttaacACGAGTGGATTCGTTGATGGTTTGTGTCTATCAAGtaacacttcttttttttatttataatagcAATCATCCATCAAGAAAACCATCCATGAATCATCCATCCTTTttcttgacagttttttaCCATCAATGAatcaaaaatttgaaaatctatcATTTTAACGAAATTTACATCTTTTTACGTCAATAAATATATGCACGTCAAGTTAAGtaatattaaactttattgcattaaaaattatatttttctagatGATCTTTTGTCATGAccaacaaccaaataatagcAAGGTCAAAGAATGGTATTAGAGTAGGAAATGAAATTATCTTACGTTGGAAACCCATTTTTGTATTCATAATGGAGACCTATCAGTGGTCATTCTCCTCCTAATAGGACTAAGATTCTATTTCCTTTCCTCTTTTGGAAGCAAAACGCTTCTGCAACTTGGGGCCTACGACAGATAAATTTCACATATTGGATTAGGATTGACCTCGATCTCGACCTTTGAGGGAGTGGGGAACCCATTAGCCTTTTAGCCCAATtgttttttctagttttccATGGAACTTACCTTACCCATCGTCCCTTTCAATCATGGGGCCATTTAATTAAGATAAGGCAACTCTCttgattatgtttttttatcttattctttttactAGTCCAAAATTATcccttaaaaatattattttttaaggcCTTAATCAAACCTTATAGACGtcttcattaaattttatggactatttatgagattttattaaattatatggattaaattaattctgactaattaatcaaactataaatattaaattttaactttgtgAAAAACCcgtataactaaaattaaaagaataaaaggaaagaagttGAGAAAGAAACATATTTATGTAAGAGAGGTTGAAATTGGGAAAGAGTTACAAAAGGTATATAAGTTCACTTTAGCTTTAGGTTTGAGGTCTTAATTACTCCAATATGATAGGAGGAGGGGAagtcataatttgtttttcaattccAAACATcatgatttgttttgttgttagattattataaagtagagtaaaaagaaaggattTATGTATTAAGGACAAATTTAGTTACTGCATCCAATCAATGGTTGAATGATTCATGATTATTACAAAGAATGCATTGTTGTTTTATACCCACCACACAAACACAATCATTGATTTTGATGGTGGGTGTTgggttttggttattttggaGTAATTTTGAAGCAATAAAACCATATCTTCcaagtatttgtttttttatttataagaactaagttaaagttaaaaagttaCGATATAGTTTATCATTCAATAAcgcaaataataaatagagtcATTGTACTATCCGAGTTTAGAAAATCAATCTAAAAATGTAAgccaaataaaataagtttagattTTCACTTGTTTTAAGTTTGGGTAAAGTTAATCAATCAGTTGAcaactaatttcaaattttcaacgATAAAATCAACCAATGTAGCTCATAATTCAACTGATATGAACTggtattaattattaattttgagattaaGAAATATGATCTCCTACAACATATACTGCAGAGTACACCTGTGCTTTTGTAAACAATAGCTCAGACTTGATCATTGCTACACCTTGTGTGAGGAGATATCCCTTTCTCCCGAAGTCAGTAGAATGCTATTTTGTTGAGTCGTTCCTTAGAGAGAATTGTCTCACACCCTTATGTATTCTCGGATGATTTAGATATTGATGGTGCTAATCAAGCTTCgagtttgaattttagtttatatactttaaaatgcTTGAAATTTGGtcaattttagttcttatattttcaaatatacaattttgGTGGTTGTAtactaattttattgaaattggtTGTATATATGGaaataagttttgaaattttatagaaaaattatagaaaacaGCATAATTtaagatagaatttaacaTACACCTagtgataaataataaaaaaaattaaaatttcaagtttgccTTTTATTGACTATCGTTGATAGGAGATATCACTGATAGTGACTTTCGATGATAGCAACTGATaccaaatttctcaaattgaaagctatCAATTTGATGACCACTATATATTAACAATGGTTGCCTACTACTGatagctttcaattttgaGAAATCGAGAAGAAACCTTTCAAATGGTAGCTAGGCATGAGCCTCTAatcttttaccattttttgtgtatatatgatattattttatggctgtgatatatattttattattttttgtctaAATGATATTTATGCAACTTAccaaatttatagtaaaacagtctaataaataatataaaattttgaaaaattaacaataaaaatgagcagtaatgattaaatttggtgtcttaatttattgaaaaaatttgaacttctaagtataaacaaaaactaaaagaggGATCTCCATTTCTCAAATATACTTTGCATATTTTACAAGACACGAGCCTATTAGCAGTAAAACCACTCCATGTCCACTCCATGTTCCAATGGATCCTCACATCAAGTTGAAGAAATCTGATGATGATATGCTTGATGACCCTTCAGCATACAGAAGATTAATTGGAAGGTTGTTATACCTAACTATTTCAAAGCTTGATATTGTCTTTGCTGTAAATAAGCTAAGTCAATTTGTTGTTAAGCCCTGTAAATCTCATTCATTAGCAACTCATAATCTGATAAGGTACTTAAAGTCTTCACCGGACCAAGACATCCTTATTTCTCCAACCAAGACCTTTTAGATTAAGTCCTTTGCTGACTCTGATTGGGCATCTTGCTTAGACACCAGAAGGTCCACATctagattttgtattttccttGGAGAAAGTCTCATTTCATGAAAATCCAAGAAGCAAACAGTTGTCTCTAAGTCATCAGCTGAAGCTGAATATAGTGCAATGGACTCCACTGTTTGTGAGATTGTCTGGTTACATTCGTTACTTCGTGATCTCCACATACCTACTGCCCAACCTTTCATTATGTATTGTGATAATTGAGTTGCCATTCACCTTGCCAAAAATCTAATGTTTCACAAAAGAAGCAACCATATTGAGCTTGACTGTCATTTCATACGTGAAAAACTTGCTGATGGTATTTTAAAGCTCCTACCAGTTCGTTCAAATTCACAGTTTGCTGATACTTTTACAAAACCTTTGGCACATTCTCCTTATTACAACATACAATCCAAGTTGGGATTGATAAATCTGTACAATCCAACTTGAAGGGGGAGGGGGGTATTAGatgtaaaatagaaaaaaggaaattagtttttcttcaaAGATTAGTTATACAGTTacttattagttttgtttcaCTGGAGGACATGTATAAATACCCATAAATGGGtttcatcaataataaattCCTCTAGCATTACTTCTGTTATTGAATAAACTTCATTtgaaaaagactaaaaaatataacaacaaaaatttagcCTAAAAACTTTGAGTTTTATGTTGGGtgattaaactttcaaaattattaatttaattttaaatattgatttttaggGTCAATTGCAAAATGTATCCGTTGAAGTATCGTAATAATTGCAATTacacttttaaactttcaatcgTGACAATTGAATCTCTTAAacttacaataataataaaaattggactaataaatcataaaaaaaacatttaattttcaagtgatttttttttttgcaagatATCCtgagatttaaaatttctaaacgtaactatatatatatacaagatataaaattgtaagttttgaatattacatacttatattttatttcttttaacgatccatattttaaacaaagagTTTCAATTCTTAGTAGATAGGAGAGTAAGTTTTAGGttagagatttgatttttctactaattaataaaaactaaatatatgtttagattaaaatattgtatatagtATATACTAAAAGACATTCTTTTTCTCATAGTTTTTTAGCACATTTTTTTGAGAGACTACGTTTTCATACTTAGACCATCCTATTgcctaaactttcaaaatataagaaaaccCACACGTGGGTAATATTTTCATTCCCGTGTACATCTAAAGTAGTAAAATCCAGAGGTGTAAGGCACCCATTTTCCCCATAATTTCCTGGAAAAAGCTATGTAATGTaactcttaaaagaaaaacctaattttaattttaattcctaaaaTCTTTGACCATTTCAAGGGCTTTTTCGTAACAACACACGTTTTTAAACCCTACTTATATAAAAACCACATTTCCATTAGTTTCTCAATAACCAAATTAACCAAATAACAAATCATACACACAGCTCTCTGTTTTCAGCCGCCATTGATGGACTTCGACCATCTTCTCAATCTCTTCGACTCATTCTGGTTCCAGCGTCAAGTCCTCAACAATCATCCTTTTCCATCAAACCCACAAATCCTACAACCTCAAATTCAAGATCCCGATCCATTACCCAAGGAATCATTCCTCATTCCTCGCCTTCGAACGAGATCCATAAGCGAAGATTTAAGCTCTAAATTAAGCTTCATGTCCAATTCTAATTCCCCCGATTCAGTTCTCCTTTCTCCAAAGCTTCAAACGATCTTTTCCAGCAAGGACATCGCCGGAGCGGAGTCGCCGGAGACAAGCCATAAGGTGGAAATTGAGCGGAGGCCAAAAACAGAGTACAGGAGGAGGCTTAGAGGAAGAAGGACGAGACGGTCGGAAAGTCGGAGTCTTTCAGAGCTGGAATTCGAGGAGTTAAAAGGGTTTATGGATTTGGGATTTGTTTTCTCGGAAGAGGATAAAGGTTCGAGCTTGGCGTCGATAGTTCCGGGATTGAACAGGCTAGGGAAAAgggaagagaaaggaaataaagaaggagaagaagaagaagaagaaaaagaagaagaaagaaaattgggTGGTGAAATTTCGAGG
This genomic interval carries:
- the LOC105434498 gene encoding uncharacterized protein LOC105434498, yielding MDFDHLLNLFDSFWFQRQVLNNHPFPSNPQILQPQIQDPDPLPKESFLIPRLRTRSISEDLSSKLSFMSNSNSPDSVLLSPKLQTIFSSKDIAGAESPETSHKVEIERRPKTEYRRRLRGRRTRRSESRSLSELEFEELKGFMDLGFVFSEEDKGSSLASIVPGLNRLGKREEKGNKEGEEEEEEKEEERKLGGEISRPYLSEAWEAIAEEEEKEELLKRPLMMKWRFPSNQIDMKDNLKWWAHAVASTVR